The Neoarius graeffei isolate fNeoGra1 chromosome 10, fNeoGra1.pri, whole genome shotgun sequence genome has a segment encoding these proteins:
- the asphd2 gene encoding aspartate beta-hydroxylase domain-containing protein 2 translates to MDWMRDWVQAVRECEGGALGTVLCLAVLFIWYCYRVGCEHASYTPESRSSPPELSSAKLRPTLGGVRTGGGASEEELNGFAYCQSPECFRCSRPGDGFNQRLYHNLQDYAKRYTWAGMGRVYKGVREQDRYRLCNRPSIQKAEVFFLPDLPSAPFFSREAQKHDVELLERSFPALLAEFESVYRTPPPLAPGWKANSTPRGHWWTFYLVNQGTTLALNARRCPRTWRVLGQLRTFITNNVFGNACFSVISPGATITEHYGPTNVRLRCHLGLKVPPHCELVVGGEPQCWSEGNCLLFDDSFLHTAFHDGAPEDGPRVVFMVDLWHPNVAAAERQALDYIFTPGR, encoded by the exons TTTATATGGTACTGTTACCGTGTGGGCTGTGAACATGCCTCCTACACACCTGAGTCTCGCTCCAGCCCTCCTGAACTCTCATCAGCAAAACTCCGCCCTACACTGGGTGGAGTCAGAACAGGGGGTGGGGCCAGTGAGGAGGAGCTGAACGGATTTGCGTACTGTCAATCACCCGAGTGTTTCCGGTGCTCACGGCCCGGCGATGGATTTAATCAACGACTTTATCACAATCTACAGGACTACGCTAAACGCTACACATGGGCAG GTATGGGGCGTGTGTATAAAGGTGTGCGTGAACAGGACCGGTATCGTCTGTGTAATCGTCCATCCATCCAGAAGGCGGAGGTGTTTTTCCTGCCCGATCTTCCGTCGGCTCCGTTTTTCTCTCGTGAAGCTCAGAAGCATGATGTGGAGCTGCTGGAGAGAAGTTTCCCTGCACTGCTGGCTGAGTTTGAGAGCGTGTACCGCACGCCCCCGCCCCTCGCGCCCGGCTGGAAGGCTAACAGCACGCCACGGGGACACTGGTGGACCTTCTACCTGGTGAACCAGGGCACGACGCTGGCGCTGAACGCTCGCCGCTGCCCGCGTACGTGGAGGGTCCTGGGACAACTGCGCACCTTCATCACCAACAACGTGTTCGGAAACGCCTGCTTCTCCGTCATCAGCCCCGGAGCCACCATCACTGAGCACTACGGACCCACCAACGTCCGCCTGCGCTGCCACCTGG ggctgAAGGTGCCTCCTCACTGTGAATTGGTGGTAGGCGGGGAGCCGCAGTGTTGGTCTGAGGGAAACTGTCTGCTGTTTGACGACTCGTTCCTCCACACAGCCTTCCATGATG gtGCTCCAGAAGACGGACCCCGTGTCGTGTTCATGGTGGATTTGTGGCATCCAAACGTAGCAGCAGCTGAGAGACAGGCACTCGACTACATCTTCACCCCGGGACGCTGA